A stretch of the Desulfobacterales bacterium genome encodes the following:
- a CDS encoding response regulator: MGNRKILVVDDERDMRIFITTVVETSGFEATAARDGTEAVQKASTNQPALVILDVMMPEIDDGLQTYRHFRTDPALSCIPIIILSAIARKTFLHSIRLLSPGQGLELPEPEAYMEKPPDAGELSRLIHELLGSQS, from the coding sequence ATGGGAAATCGCAAAATCCTGGTGGTTGATGATGAACGCGATATGCGTATTTTTATCACCACAGTGGTGGAAACTTCCGGATTTGAAGCCACTGCGGCCCGCGATGGAACCGAAGCTGTTCAAAAGGCCAGCACAAACCAACCGGCGCTTGTCATTTTAGATGTCATGATGCCTGAAATTGATGACGGTCTTCAGACCTATCGACACTTTCGTACCGACCCCGCATTATCGTGCATACCGATTATCATTTTATCTGCCATTGCCCGAAAAACATTTTTGCATTCGATCAGATTGTTAAGCCCCGGCCAGGGTTTGGAGTTGCCGGAACCCGAAGCGTACATGGAAAAACCACCGGATGCGGGCGAACTCAGCCGCCTGATTCACGAACTTTTGGGAAGTCAATCATAA
- a CDS encoding DUF3568 family protein yields MKRLYFKSAIWMMGLLLTLSAGCAQLRGRTIETYHSDYRATVQASSEALENLDIPILKEVSDELKTEFLARRPNGTPVTVQVTRIDQNFTQVSVATGAGVDRILHREVSNQIHGFIRQKIGTITVED; encoded by the coding sequence ATGAAACGCCTCTATTTTAAATCAGCCATCTGGATGATGGGTCTTTTGCTGACGCTAAGCGCCGGTTGTGCCCAACTGCGCGGCCGCACAATTGAAACCTATCATTCCGATTATCGTGCCACCGTGCAGGCCAGCTCGGAGGCATTGGAAAATCTAGATATACCAATTCTAAAGGAAGTGTCGGACGAGCTAAAAACCGAATTTTTAGCAAGACGACCAAATGGCACACCGGTGACGGTGCAAGTGACGCGGATCGATCAAAATTTTACCCAAGTTTCGGTCGCCACCGGCGCCGGCGTCGACCGCATCCTGCACAGGGAAGTTTCAAACCAGATTCATGGATTTATTCGCCAGAAGATAGGGACGATCACTGTCGAAGATTAA
- a CDS encoding Lrp/AsnC ligand binding domain-containing protein — MLKSFKEVQKNEAAYETRDRGIRSVPMTQIVGSVGRYLDFDDRFGIRSHVPVERLEKIKSRMRSGKVLPPVKLFQIKNEYYALDGNHRISAAKELGHDEIRAKVTEFIPSKGSLENLLYRERAHFDDQTQLPHTIELTDFGQYELLIEQISRHRDYLDGQSKGPVTLPDAARDWYKTIYRPLHAIIKKGNLIDHFPGRTLADLYTYISVHQWEKNDHDLRYGIGISQLVPKTMEAFRDKMANLKETEYPDMLREITAFVLINVSAKKEVRLVDRLFKLEEVKEVHSVHGSVDVIAKIVLKRDLVSSDAETIGDFVHNKIRQLSGVISSQTLIPGYSKQKND; from the coding sequence ATGCTTAAATCCTTCAAAGAGGTCCAGAAAAATGAAGCGGCCTATGAAACCCGCGATCGCGGCATCCGCTCGGTTCCCATGACACAAATCGTCGGCAGTGTTGGCCGTTATCTCGATTTTGACGATCGCTTTGGAATCCGTTCACATGTGCCTGTTGAACGGCTTGAAAAAATCAAGAGCAGGATGCGCTCGGGCAAAGTACTGCCCCCTGTTAAGCTTTTTCAGATTAAAAATGAATACTATGCGCTGGATGGCAATCATCGCATCTCAGCGGCCAAGGAACTGGGCCATGACGAAATTCGGGCCAAGGTAACCGAATTTATTCCTTCTAAGGGATCTCTGGAGAATTTGCTGTATCGTGAAAGAGCCCATTTTGATGACCAAACCCAGTTGCCACATACCATTGAGCTGACGGATTTTGGCCAGTATGAGCTTCTGATCGAACAGATTTCACGCCATCGGGATTATCTTGACGGTCAGAGCAAGGGGCCGGTGACGCTGCCGGATGCTGCCAGAGATTGGTATAAAACTATTTACCGGCCCCTGCATGCCATCATAAAAAAGGGAAATTTAATCGATCATTTTCCAGGTCGAACTCTGGCGGATCTGTATACCTATATATCGGTTCACCAGTGGGAAAAAAATGACCACGATCTCAGATACGGAATCGGTATCAGTCAGCTGGTGCCCAAGACCATGGAGGCATTTAGAGATAAAATGGCCAATTTAAAGGAAACGGAATATCCGGATATGTTGCGCGAGATTACCGCTTTTGTGCTGATTAATGTGTCTGCTAAAAAAGAGGTCCGGCTTGTGGATAGGCTTTTCAAACTGGAGGAAGTCAAAGAGGTGCATTCGGTCCACGGTAGTGTTGATGTCATCGCCAAGATTGTGTTGAAACGCGATCTGGTCTCCTCGGATGCCGAAACCATCGGGGACTTTGTGCACAACAAGATACGGCAGCTTTCGGGTGTGATCAGCTCCCAGACGCTAATTCCGGGGTACTCTAAACAAAAAAACGACTAA
- a CDS encoding metallophosphoesterase, with protein sequence MRVLTVSDRVEPVLYDQFDPHQFERIELILACGDLPPEYLSFLSDRLNAPLYFVRGNHDLRHGQKPPGDCTHLAHDLVEFKGKTILGLEGSRWYNGGPHQYTEREMHWKIQRLRPRIWWRKGVDIVITHAPPRHIHDAEDRCHKGFKSFRWLIEKYTPTYFIHGHIHAHFDDASQRITVYNHTRVINTFGYYVFDMDDNGKP encoded by the coding sequence ATGAGGGTGTTAACAGTTTCCGACCGGGTCGAACCCGTCTTATATGATCAGTTTGATCCCCACCAGTTTGAGCGTATTGAACTTATTCTGGCCTGTGGTGATCTGCCGCCGGAATATCTTTCATTTTTATCGGATCGACTGAACGCACCGCTTTATTTTGTGCGCGGCAACCATGATCTGCGCCATGGTCAAAAACCGCCTGGCGATTGTACACATTTGGCCCATGATTTGGTTGAATTTAAGGGTAAAACCATTCTGGGATTGGAGGGCTCGCGTTGGTACAACGGCGGCCCCCACCAGTATACCGAGCGGGAAATGCACTGGAAGATTCAGCGGTTGCGTCCGCGAATCTGGTGGCGAAAAGGTGTAGATATCGTTATCACCCATGCGCCGCCGCGACACATTCATGATGCGGAAGATCGATGCCACAAAGGCTTTAAGAGTTTTCGGTGGCTGATCGAGAAATATACACCGACTTATTTCATTCACGGGCATATCCATGCCCATTTTGACGATGCATCCCAGCGCATAACCGTATACAATCATACCCGGGTGATCAACACCTTCGGGTATTATGTGTTTGATATGGATGACAACGGCAAACCTTAA
- a CDS encoding PAS domain S-box protein, whose amino-acid sequence MKTEFTLENEGLADNMVLTVILIATIYWVLDSILNLFFSNRFNLIAELFGPDLYDVYIRVIVLCLFIIFGSHAQSIINKLKLAKKKLDESEELWRSLVETAPDIITTVDREGTIHFINQSTGLLSPDQMMGRCFYDFLPQPYQEMAMESVDSVFRTGETDSFEVLIGENTDATWYTYRVGPLRISGKVVAATIIASNTTEFKQAEELMRYKELFDNVAEGVFILNRNGQFIESNERVLETTGYTKEELLNLNISDLVEADQISFIKNTMEKVSRDKEARFELNLMSKTNGRIPNEINCRYITYLGEFCYLCVARDITQTKMLQNQLIRSERLAATGQLAASIAHEINSPLQGITALINVIQNQHKKDKKLLEQLDLVKSAFESIRDTVRNLIDLNRPGKEKKQPVDINQVIENTATLVRSFLTKSRVKINLNMEASKTKLTASPQQLGQVFMNLINNAVESITGDADFQKKLKENPAHSGDIFIDTFNRNKELVIQVKDSGPGIAKADLEQIFDPFFTRKKTMGMGVGLSICHGIIEDHKGYIVANNEKGGGAVFTITLPLK is encoded by the coding sequence ATGAAAACTGAATTTACCTTGGAGAATGAAGGTTTAGCGGACAATATGGTTTTGACCGTTATTCTGATCGCAACCATTTACTGGGTTCTGGACTCTATTTTAAACCTGTTTTTTTCCAACCGGTTTAATTTGATCGCTGAACTTTTCGGCCCTGATCTGTATGATGTCTATATCCGGGTTATCGTATTGTGTCTGTTTATAATTTTCGGATCCCACGCCCAATCCATCATCAATAAGTTAAAACTGGCCAAGAAAAAGTTGGATGAATCGGAGGAGCTGTGGCGGTCATTGGTGGAAACCGCACCGGACATCATCACGACTGTTGATCGCGAGGGCACGATTCACTTTATCAACCAATCTACCGGCCTACTTTCACCGGATCAAATGATGGGAAGATGCTTTTATGATTTTCTACCGCAGCCGTATCAGGAAATGGCCATGGAAAGTGTTGACAGTGTGTTTCGAACCGGAGAAACCGACAGTTTTGAAGTTCTGATAGGTGAAAACACCGATGCCACCTGGTACACTTACCGTGTCGGTCCGCTGCGTATTAGCGGCAAAGTGGTCGCGGCCACCATCATTGCGTCCAATACAACAGAATTCAAACAGGCCGAAGAGTTGATGCGCTACAAAGAGTTGTTTGATAATGTTGCTGAAGGTGTCTTTATTCTCAATCGCAACGGGCAGTTTATTGAAAGCAACGAGCGCGTTCTTGAAACCACCGGGTATACCAAAGAAGAATTGTTGAATTTAAATATCAGCGACCTGGTTGAAGCCGATCAAATCTCTTTTATCAAAAACACGATGGAAAAAGTCAGCCGTGACAAAGAAGCACGGTTTGAGCTGAACCTGATGTCCAAAACCAACGGCCGCATACCCAATGAAATCAATTGCCGTTATATTACCTATTTGGGAGAATTCTGCTATTTGTGTGTCGCCCGTGATATTACACAGACGAAAATGCTTCAGAACCAGCTGATCCGCTCTGAAAGACTGGCCGCCACCGGCCAGTTGGCCGCTTCCATTGCACATGAAATCAATTCACCGCTTCAAGGCATAACGGCCCTGATTAATGTTATCCAGAACCAGCATAAAAAAGATAAAAAATTATTAGAGCAGTTGGATCTGGTTAAAAGTGCATTTGAAAGCATTCGAGATACGGTCCGCAACCTGATCGATCTTAATCGGCCGGGTAAAGAGAAAAAGCAGCCGGTCGATATCAATCAGGTTATTGAAAACACTGCAACGCTGGTGCGCAGTTTCCTGACGAAAAGCCGGGTAAAGATTAATCTGAATATGGAAGCCTCAAAAACAAAGTTAACTGCCTCACCGCAACAGTTGGGGCAGGTCTTCATGAATCTGATCAACAATGCTGTCGAATCCATAACCGGTGATGCCGATTTTCAAAAGAAGCTGAAAGAAAACCCAGCTCATAGCGGTGACATTTTTATCGACACGTTCAATCGAAATAAAGAACTGGTTATCCAAGTCAAAGACAGCGGACCGGGTATCGCCAAAGCAGATCTGGAACAAATTTTTGATCCGTTCTTCACACGCAAAAAAACCATGGGAATGGGCGTGGGCTTGTCCATTTGCCATGGCATCATTGAGGATCACAAAGGTTACATTGTTGCCAACAACGAAAAAGGCGGCGGTGCCGTTTTTACGATTACGCTACCGCTGAAGTAG
- a CDS encoding diadenylate cyclase, which yields MYLIDLIPTPMWRDIVDILFLTVVAYQLYVWFRESRALRVIIGLVALGGVYSLAKLWDLYLTTWVFQILWQVLLILLLILFQSEIRQVLERVSPMRYLRSRRRAFKKTFGRELSQLLFEMADDRTGALLVLARNDNPSEFIHAGQTIMALPDPALIKSIFNRYAPAHDGAIIINQDRITQMGCILPLSENENLPTQYGTRHRAALGLSEVTDAVCLVVSEERSEVATVSDGKIVTWQDPDALTAHLNEVIGGPQINVPALKDFLKGLLIENWRVKLSALALVTIAWVALASQQESELTVAVPVQHTNMPSQLVIGQGSTPTVDLTLSGRRNKIRTLRDQDVQVSVDLSNFDAGKHQVRLSAKNIFLPFGVKIDQVAPQKILVSLQTQSESQKSNENPPAEKHAF from the coding sequence GTGTATCTGATTGATCTCATTCCGACGCCCATGTGGCGAGATATCGTCGATATTCTATTTCTGACCGTTGTCGCCTATCAGTTGTATGTATGGTTCCGTGAAAGTCGCGCGCTGCGTGTCATCATTGGCCTGGTGGCTCTGGGGGGCGTTTATTCGTTGGCCAAACTATGGGACCTCTATCTAACCACGTGGGTCTTTCAGATATTATGGCAAGTACTTCTTATTTTATTGCTGATACTGTTTCAGAGTGAAATCCGCCAGGTACTAGAGCGCGTCAGCCCAATGCGATATTTGCGATCTCGGCGGCGAGCGTTTAAAAAGACTTTTGGCCGCGAATTATCACAGCTGCTGTTTGAGATGGCTGACGATCGAACAGGTGCTTTGCTGGTGCTAGCCCGAAATGACAATCCTTCTGAATTCATTCATGCCGGGCAGACGATTATGGCGCTGCCCGATCCGGCTTTGATCAAAAGTATATTTAATCGCTATGCTCCCGCACATGACGGCGCCATCATTATAAACCAGGATCGTATTACCCAAATGGGTTGTATCCTGCCGCTGTCCGAGAATGAAAATTTACCGACTCAATATGGCACCCGGCACCGCGCGGCATTGGGTCTATCTGAAGTCACGGATGCTGTTTGTCTGGTGGTTTCTGAGGAACGCTCGGAGGTGGCCACCGTTTCAGACGGCAAGATTGTAACTTGGCAAGACCCTGATGCGTTAACGGCCCATCTCAATGAAGTCATCGGCGGTCCCCAGATCAATGTGCCTGCTTTAAAAGACTTCCTAAAAGGACTATTGATTGAAAACTGGCGTGTTAAACTCAGCGCTCTGGCGCTGGTTACCATCGCCTGGGTGGCTTTGGCGAGCCAGCAAGAATCAGAGCTGACTGTAGCGGTTCCCGTGCAACATACCAATATGCCCAGTCAGCTTGTTATCGGACAGGGGTCAACTCCCACGGTGGATTTAACCCTATCGGGTCGACGCAACAAGATCCGGACCTTGAGAGATCAAGATGTGCAGGTCAGTGTAGACTTGAGTAATTTCGATGCTGGCAAGCACCAGGTCAGGCTCTCTGCCAAAAACATTTTCTTGCCTTTCGGTGTCAAAATTGATCAGGTCGCCCCGCAAAAAATACTGGTCAGTCTGCAAACCCAATCCGAAAGTCAAAAATCAAACGAGAATCCCCCCGCTGAAAAGCACGCTTTTTAA
- a CDS encoding HAD-IA family hydrolase: MKNIRVVAFDCDGVLFDTEAANWAYYNHLLEHFGRPTLTADQFAYVHQHTINESIVHLFGSQEAIAAVHAYREQLDYGEFLKYLKIEPHLTPLLNRIRPQIKTAIATNRTDTMDRLLAEFKLVEYFDLVVTSVDIPRPKPHPDMLLKVLSHFGIASNQAIYVGDSQVDAEAASAAEVPFVAFRNEALTTPYHIENLKELESLLEV, from the coding sequence ATGAAAAATATTCGTGTGGTTGCATTTGACTGTGACGGTGTTCTTTTCGATACTGAAGCGGCCAACTGGGCCTATTACAATCATCTTTTGGAGCATTTTGGCAGACCGACACTGACAGCGGATCAGTTTGCCTATGTCCACCAGCATACGATAAATGAATCCATTGTGCACTTGTTTGGCAGCCAGGAGGCCATCGCTGCGGTACACGCCTATCGTGAGCAGTTGGATTACGGCGAGTTTCTTAAATACCTGAAAATTGAGCCTCACCTGACCCCGCTGCTCAATAGGATAAGACCTCAGATAAAAACAGCCATTGCAACCAACCGTACCGATACAATGGACCGGCTGCTCGCTGAATTTAAACTAGTGGAATACTTCGATCTAGTGGTCACGTCTGTGGATATCCCGCGTCCGAAGCCACATCCGGACATGCTGCTTAAAGTATTATCCCATTTTGGCATTGCTTCGAATCAGGCCATATACGTTGGTGATTCGCAGGTGGATGCCGAAGCTGCCAGTGCGGCAGAAGTGCCTTTTGTTGCTTTTCGTAATGAAGCGTTAACGACGCCTTATCATATAGAAAATTTAAAAGAACTTGAAAGCTTACTGGAGGTGTAG